One stretch of Halapricum desulfuricans DNA includes these proteins:
- a CDS encoding TrkH family potassium uptake protein has protein sequence MGFATGPETCLRVDWRASLSLVGSVLKYLSVPLLFPLLVGLRYGEGIVPFVATIAVVFAVGAGLERLDPDPDLGAREGFLMVALTWLSVAVVGTFPYLIAGTGTLAQPVNALFESMSGFTTTGATVMGSIGTDKYSHSILLWRQLTQWLGGMGIVVLAVAILPELSVGGAQLMDAEAPGPGIEKLTPRIRTTARALWLAYLGFTVLEFALLYGLHLAGYAPNMDLYNAVSHPLTTMPTGGFSPEARSIEAFSAAVQWVIIPFMIAAGTNFALFWKALKGDFRVFGRDSEFRFYAGVIGALTAVLAGLLFAGAGVIDQTTDVAPMIGEVENSLRHGAFQTVSIVTTTGYASIDFNFWESPAKYLLVFAMFIGGSAGSTGGAIKIVRWLVILKSIKRELFTTVHPEAVRPVRLGGRALDERALRGIYAFTLLYLVAFFVGVALLVIDSWAAGYVELALIDAVSAVAATLGNVGPGLGEVGPMGNYLSFPVFSKLLMIFLMWVGRLEILPVFVLLTRAYWQS, from the coding sequence ATGGGGTTCGCGACCGGGCCCGAGACGTGTCTCCGCGTCGACTGGCGCGCGTCGCTCAGTCTCGTCGGCTCCGTGCTCAAGTACCTCTCCGTACCGCTGCTCTTTCCCTTGCTGGTCGGCCTCCGATACGGCGAGGGCATCGTCCCGTTCGTCGCGACCATCGCCGTCGTGTTCGCCGTCGGGGCCGGGCTGGAGCGGCTCGATCCCGACCCGGATCTCGGAGCGCGCGAGGGGTTTCTCATGGTCGCGCTCACGTGGCTCTCCGTCGCCGTCGTGGGGACGTTCCCATATCTCATCGCCGGGACCGGGACCCTCGCCCAGCCGGTCAACGCGCTGTTCGAGTCGATGTCCGGGTTCACGACCACGGGAGCGACTGTCATGGGAAGTATCGGAACCGACAAGTACTCTCATTCGATCCTGCTGTGGCGACAGCTTACCCAGTGGCTCGGCGGGATGGGAATCGTCGTCCTCGCGGTCGCGATCCTGCCGGAGCTGTCGGTCGGTGGCGCGCAGTTGATGGACGCCGAAGCGCCCGGCCCCGGCATCGAGAAGCTCACGCCGCGCATCCGGACGACCGCGCGGGCACTGTGGCTTGCCTACCTCGGATTCACCGTCCTCGAGTTCGCCCTGCTGTACGGACTCCACCTGGCCGGATACGCGCCGAACATGGATCTGTACAACGCCGTCAGCCACCCGCTGACGACGATGCCGACCGGCGGCTTCTCGCCCGAGGCGCGCTCGATCGAGGCGTTCTCGGCGGCCGTCCAGTGGGTGATCATCCCCTTCATGATCGCGGCGGGGACGAACTTCGCGCTGTTCTGGAAGGCGCTCAAGGGCGACTTTCGGGTGTTCGGCCGCGACTCGGAGTTCCGGTTCTACGCCGGTGTGATCGGCGCGTTGACGGCCGTCCTCGCGGGCCTCCTGTTCGCCGGCGCGGGCGTGATCGATCAGACGACGGACGTGGCTCCGATGATCGGCGAGGTCGAGAACTCGCTGCGCCACGGCGCTTTCCAGACGGTCTCGATCGTCACGACGACCGGCTACGCCAGCATCGACTTCAACTTCTGGGAGAGCCCCGCGAAGTACCTGCTAGTCTTTGCGATGTTCATCGGCGGCTCCGCGGGGTCGACCGGTGGTGCGATCAAGATCGTTCGCTGGCTGGTGATCCTCAAGTCGATCAAGCGCGAGCTGTTCACGACAGTCCATCCCGAGGCAGTCAGGCCGGTCAGGCTGGGTGGCCGCGCGCTCGACGAGCGGGCGCTGCGCGGGATCTACGCCTTCACGCTGCTGTATCTGGTCGCCTTTTTCGTCGGCGTCGCGCTGCTCGTGATCGACAGCTGGGCGGCCGGCTACGTCGAACTGGCGCTGATCGATGCGGTGTCCGCGGTCGCTGCGACGCTGGGGAACGTCGGTCCGGGACTGGGCGAGGTCGGCCCGATGGGCAACTACCTCAGTTTCCCGGTGTTCTCGAAGCTACTGATGATATTTCTGATGTGGGTCGGTCGCCTCGAGATCCTGCCGGTGTTCGTCTTGCTGACCCGGGCGTACTGGCAGTCGTGA
- the hemH gene encoding ferrochelatase, whose translation MSTGVVLLNFGEPPTADREAVEDYLERIFYSNMDIEEDPDLTPEAARKRAGKLAERRAPGLIEEYEEIGGGSPLNEQASAQADALETELRDRGYDVATYTGMLYTEPFTDEAAERAVADGHDEVLGLPIYPLCGPSTTNLSLDHLADGLDSAGFDGELHEVSGWHRHPTYNRLRAENIREYAESEGVDLHDEDTVLFFSAHGTPRYYLDEGSRYDRYVEEWCAGMAGILGLEDYELGFQNHDNRSEVAWTEPDVEEAIESLDAERVVVEPVSFMHEQSETLSELDIELREEAEEAGIEEFYRVPIPHDDDRFPSVLADLAEPFLADFDPGYFQFRQCQCRDKPGTMCLNAPDPDWE comes from the coding sequence ATGTCGACAGGCGTCGTCCTGCTGAACTTCGGCGAACCGCCGACGGCCGACCGCGAGGCCGTCGAGGACTACCTCGAGCGCATCTTCTACTCGAACATGGACATCGAGGAGGACCCGGATCTCACCCCGGAGGCCGCGCGCAAACGCGCCGGCAAGCTCGCGGAGCGTCGCGCACCCGGGCTGATCGAGGAGTACGAGGAGATCGGCGGCGGGTCGCCGCTAAACGAACAGGCAAGCGCTCAGGCCGACGCCCTGGAGACCGAACTCCGGGACCGCGGCTACGACGTCGCGACCTACACCGGGATGCTCTACACCGAGCCGTTCACCGACGAGGCCGCCGAGCGGGCCGTCGCCGACGGCCACGACGAGGTACTCGGCCTGCCGATCTATCCCCTCTGTGGCCCCTCGACGACGAACCTCTCGCTGGATCACCTCGCTGACGGGCTCGATTCGGCCGGCTTCGACGGTGAACTCCACGAGGTCAGCGGCTGGCACCGCCACCCGACCTACAACCGCCTGCGCGCCGAGAACATCCGCGAGTACGCCGAGAGCGAGGGGGTCGATCTCCACGACGAGGACACTGTCCTGTTCTTTTCGGCCCACGGGACGCCCCGGTACTATCTGGACGAGGGGAGTCGCTACGATCGGTACGTCGAGGAGTGGTGTGCCGGGATGGCCGGAATATTGGGCCTCGAGGACTACGAACTCGGGTTCCAGAACCACGACAACCGCAGCGAGGTCGCCTGGACCGAGCCCGACGTCGAGGAAGCCATCGAGAGTCTCGACGCCGAGCGGGTCGTCGTCGAGCCGGTCAGCTTCATGCACGAGCAGAGCGAGACCCTTTCGGAACTCGACATCGAACTCCGCGAGGAGGCCGAAGAGGCGGGGATCGAGGAGTTCTACCGCGTCCCGATTCCCCACGACGACGACCGATTCCCGTCGGTGCTTGCAGACCTCGCCGAGCCGTTCCTCGCCGACTTCGATCCGGGGTACTTCCAGTTCCGGCAGTGCCAGTGTCGGGACAAGCCGGGCACGATGTGTCTGAACGCGCCCGATCCCGACTGGGAGTGA
- the trkA gene encoding Trk system potassium transporter TrkA, translating to MRVVIVGAGEVGSNVAASLAGNHEVIVIDIDSDRVEALTYSLDVLAVEGDGASLETLQEAGVEAADMVIACTDNDETNIVTCGTVQTISEAFTIARVRNTTYLETWEHAEGALGVDLMVGTNLMAARSIVRVIGLPGAEDVDQFADGLIRMAEFRIDEDSPVTGMSVEEADTYDSLTFAAVIRDGEVIIPSGETCLLDGDDLVVIGSLESVSEFARSLAPEVDDIAEVLIVGGNEIAYETAEILASKGLTPRLVEPDPERARHLAERLPGVTVLQNDPTDRAFLEREHIDEVDVAVASLDSDEQNLLSALLAKRLGADRSIAVVEDGDYSDLFEAVGVDVAINPRETIAEEITRFTREQHAENVALIEHDRAEVLEIEIDRDSVLVDRPIRDSIHELPDGVVIGAISRDGTFVVPRGDTVVEDGDHIVVFAAQEIVEETMKRL from the coding sequence GTGCGAGTGGTGATTGTCGGCGCTGGCGAAGTCGGATCGAACGTCGCCGCGAGCCTGGCCGGTAATCACGAGGTCATCGTGATCGACATCGACAGCGATCGCGTCGAGGCGCTGACCTATTCGCTGGACGTGCTGGCCGTCGAGGGCGACGGCGCGTCGCTGGAGACGCTACAGGAAGCCGGCGTCGAAGCGGCCGACATGGTGATCGCGTGTACCGACAACGACGAGACCAACATCGTCACCTGCGGGACGGTCCAGACCATCTCCGAGGCGTTCACTATCGCCCGGGTACGCAACACCACCTATCTCGAGACCTGGGAGCACGCAGAGGGCGCGCTCGGCGTCGACCTGATGGTCGGGACGAACCTGATGGCCGCTCGCAGTATCGTCCGCGTGATCGGCCTCCCGGGCGCCGAGGACGTCGATCAGTTCGCGGACGGACTGATCCGGATGGCCGAGTTCCGCATCGACGAGGACAGTCCAGTCACCGGGATGTCGGTCGAGGAAGCCGACACGTACGACTCGCTGACCTTCGCGGCGGTCATCCGCGACGGCGAGGTGATCATCCCCAGCGGGGAGACCTGCCTGCTCGACGGCGACGACCTGGTCGTTATCGGGTCGCTAGAGAGCGTCAGCGAGTTCGCCCGCTCGCTCGCGCCCGAGGTGGACGACATCGCCGAAGTACTCATCGTCGGCGGCAACGAAATCGCCTACGAGACGGCGGAGATTCTCGCAAGCAAGGGACTGACGCCGCGGCTGGTCGAACCCGACCCCGAGCGTGCACGCCATCTGGCGGAGCGACTCCCCGGGGTAACGGTCCTGCAGAACGATCCGACCGATCGGGCGTTTCTCGAACGCGAACACATCGACGAGGTCGACGTCGCGGTCGCCTCGCTGGACAGCGACGAACAGAACCTCCTCTCGGCGCTGCTGGCAAAGCGACTCGGCGCGGACCGATCGATCGCGGTCGTCGAGGACGGCGACTACTCGGACCTCTTCGAGGCGGTCGGCGTCGACGTCGCGATCAACCCCCGCGAAACGATCGCCGAGGAGATCACGCGGTTCACCCGCGAGCAACACGCCGAGAACGTCGCGCTGATCGAACACGACCGCGCGGAGGTACTGGAGATCGAGATCGACCGGGACAGCGTGCTGGTCGACCGTCCGATCCGCGATTCGATCCACGAACTGCCCGACGGGGTCGTGATCGGGGCGATCTCCCGCGATGGCACGTTCGTGGTCCCGCGCGGGGATACCGTCGTCGAAGACGGCGACCACATCGTCGTCTTCGCCGCTCAGGAGATCGTCGAAGAGACGATGAAACGACTCTGA